In Vespa crabro chromosome 7, iyVesCrab1.2, whole genome shotgun sequence, a single window of DNA contains:
- the LOC124425709 gene encoding uncharacterized protein LOC124425709 gives MSSTAASPDGMALQSHYSLRWNNHQNHILQSFEALLHAEILVDVTLVCAETSLRAHKVVLSACSPFFERIFAEHPCKHPVIVLKDFPGHEVAALIDFMYRGEVRVGREELAGLMRAAESLQVRGLASSEPRPASPPDTPVADLLLGEPSTPEETRQDTQEDDDNASEIAAAAAAAAAATAAAAAAAAARASIRETITTPIRTIFHSSRDHRDRLPHMAHLSFGIRELREACSSPLMPRRKQARPRRRSGELVPQDLSRPHPPPSLSPPFSSLNLTNNQQQSQHHPQASSNATNQLQQHQHQQQQQQQEEMAENLSIKRTVSPIAQEQQQQQQQQQQQQQQQQQQQHHSQQLHQVKTESSEAASSPRGSPLTGTSLLHLDGSPQDIPSAAAAAVVSIPGMSALSLTPPHHHSEYLTSLGQLAAQWLPQNHPQSQLPPPPTQTHHSRDDSPLGSARNTHAYQQQQQQQQQQQQQQESSLTSRRGSIAAMFPLDSVASLSGGLFPHGTAIDRGSLLADLHESFKPEQLHGLFGPATLTTHPSGKKKKHRTDGDAPRRWSDQGGRGLPVGRPKGQHSAPRGGPPRSWTNAELTEALQHVWNKKMTTSQASRIFGIPYNSLLMYVRGKYGKSLKLEQLRRDCTGATTGDVVMNSLNNNVKAVQQPPAQLSHPLAGLPPHPADDSGFPHHSLLVASLCASYCTGCAFCEKFFQPQQQQQQQQQQQQQQQQQEQEQEQEEQFYQTRRTVGSPRPFGAERPTRAQEFNRTGVLHPEYQIPATLRPGNVSQFYYLNPREGPPLTLLVSPCSGPISWTVSYVEPPENDRELEGAKYQSRWPVKTLKPGSPLFTYEGAEDQNFTIARTRAGLYWFEIKSLRGKKIEKSDPSTVLLYATSNALNHLSGFYANEKENRQRSLRFQQRRSKRRLTISWNKSHVDPHLSNYCLAVTSGTQAHPSTLCAAQNFLIVHSYTGKGSSSSNREHQYRGVPEGVHCVRQTKLTLHRMKFDTTYNFTLYVVNMRNNVSNKLATDAIRFRKTPELMLHTGRYATVSLRKTDGFVNFRYRPAENASSVFHILPCGGGIVKAKLSAPGILREKEVVGYASLRVPLLPTGKAYILRISATPQELARVSAIKVLVTQESSTIYPQVPSRSTPREYRSLRSCDEVTIGVEPAGAAKYCILVRELKDSTSLASFTSVPDQCGLHRRRRSEYTFEVCEERGSTPKDRALPFTLKRLQPGKAYLLQITAQLKGRSLSYPLLGVRTKRTCLRP, from the exons ATGTCGAGCACCGCGGCGAGTCCCGATGGGATGGCTTTGCAGTCGCACTATTCCCTTCGATGGAATAATCATCAAAATCACATATTACAGTCCTTCGAGGCGCTTTTGCACGCGGAGATACTCGTCGACGTGACGCTGGTTTGCGCCGAAACTAGTCTCAGGGCGCACAAGGTCGTTCTCAGTGCTTGCAG CCCCTTCTTCGAGAGAATATTTGCGGAACATCCGTGCAAGCATCCGGTGATCGTACTGAAGGATTTCCCCGGTCACGAAGTCGCGGCATTAATCGACTTTATGTATCGCGGGGAAGTGCGAGTCGGTCGAGAAGAATTGGCAGGACTGATGAGAGCGGCCGAGAGTCTGCAGGTCCGGGGACTGGCTTCGTCGGAACCGAGGCCGGCATCACCGCCGGACACACCAGTGGCCGATCTTCTTCTCGGCGAGCCATCCACGCCCGAGGAAACTAGGCAGGATACTCAGGAGGACGACGATAATGCGTCGGAGAtcgcagcagcagcagccgcGGCAGCGGCCGCGACAGCGGCGGCGGCTGCGGCGGCGGCAGCACGGGCATCGATCAGAGAAACGATCACGACGCCTATAAGAACGATCTTCCATTCTTCGAGGGACCATCGCGATAGATTACCGCACATGGCTCATCTGAGCTTTGGCATACGGGAGCTAAGGGAAGCCTGCAGTTCCCCTCTTATGCCGCGTCGGAAACAGGCAAGACCACGCCGAAGATCCGGGGAATTGGTACCGCAAGACTTGAGCAGGCCGCATCCACCGCCGAGTCTGAGCCCACCGTTTTCCTCTTTGAATCTGACCAATAATCAGCAACAGAGTCAACACCATCCACAGGCATCGTCGAATGCTACGAATCAGCTGCAGcagcaccagcaccagcagcaacaacaacaacaggaGGAAATGGCTGAGAATTTGTCGATAAAGAGAACAGTCTCGCCGATAGCCCaagagcagcagcagcagcagcagcaacagcaacaacaacaacaacaacaacaacaacaacaacatcacAGCCAGCAGCTGCATCAAGTGAAGACAGAAAGTAGCGAGGCAGCGAGTAGTCCGCGAGGGTCTCCCCTTACCGGTACGAGTCTTCTCCATCTCGATGGTTCACCCCAAGACATCCCATCGGCGGCAGCCGCTGCCGTTGTCAGTATACCTGGTATGTCGGCGTTGTCGTTGACACCGCCGCATCATCACAGCGAGTATCTGACGAGTTTGGGTCAATTGGCGGCCCAGTGGCTTCCTCAGAATCACCCGCAAAGTCAGCTGCCACCGCCGCCAACGCAAACTCATCATTCGCGGGACGACAGTCCTCTTGGTTCCGCTAGAAACACGCACGCctatcaacaacaacagcagcagcagcaacagcaacaacaacaacaagaatcATCGCTGACGTCTAGACGTGGCTCGATCGCGGCGATGTTTCCCCTCGACAGCGTTGCGTCTTTGAGCGGTGGACTCTTTCCTCACGGTACCGCCATCGATAGGGGATCCCTCTTAGCGGATCTCCACGAAAGTTTTAAACCGGAACAGTTACACGGATTGTTCGGACCGGCCACCTTGACGACTCATCCTTccggtaagaagaaaaagcataGAACCGACGGCGACGCACCGAGAAGATGGTCGGATCAAGGAGGACGTGGTCTGCCGGTTGGAAGACCAAAGGGTCAACACAGCGCACCCCGGGGCGGCCCACCGAGATCTTGGACTAATGCCGAACTTACCGAAGCGCTACAACACGTTTGGAACAAGAAGATGACGACGTCTCAGGCAAGCCGAATATTCGGCATACCATACAACAGTTTGTTGATGTACGTGCGCGGTAAATACGGAAAGAGCTTGAAGTTGGAGCAATTGAGAAGAGATTGCACCGGCGCTACGACCGGCGACGTAGTCATGAATTCTTTAAACAACAATGTCAAAGCCGTTCAACAACCACCGGCGCAGCTGAGCCATCCTCTCGCCGGTCTTCCACCCCATCCGGCCGACGACAGTGGCTTTCCTCATCACTCGCTCCTCG tCGCGTCGCTTTGTGCGTCTTATTGCACCGGATGCGCCTTTTGCGAGAAATTCTTTCAAccacagcaacagcaacagcagcagcagcagcagcagcagcagcagcagcagcaggagCAGGAGCAGGAACAAGAGGAGCAGTTCTACCAGACTCGCAGAACAGTAGGCAGTCCGAGACCCTTTGGCGCCGAGAGACCGACGCGCGCGCAAGAATTCAACAGGACCGGCGTGTTGCACCCCGAGTACCAGATACCTGCTACCCTTCGACCGGGCAATGTGTCGCA gTTTTATTATCTGAACCCGCGAGAAGGTCCACCTCTCACCTTGCTCGTCAGTCCCTGCAGCGGTCCGATATCATGGACGGTCAGTTACGTGGAGCCACCTGAAAATGATCGAGAACTGGAAGGAGCAAAAT ATCAGTCTCGATGGCCGGTGAAGACACTAAAACCAGGATCGCCTTTGTTTACGTACGAAGGAGCAGAGGATCAGAACTTTACGATAGCGCGAACGCGCGCTGGTTTATATTGGTTCGAAATCAAATCATTGCGGGGtaagaaaatcgaaaaatcaGATCCGAGCACCGTACTCTTGTACGCAACGTCCAACGCCTTGAATCATCTGTCAGGATTTTATGCGAATGAAAAGGAGAATCGTCAGCGTTCCTTAAGATTTCAACAGAGAAGAAGCAAACGTCGGCTAACCATATCTTGGAACAAAAG CCACGTAGATCCGCACCTATCCAACTATTGTTTGGCCGTTACGTCGGGAACTCAAGCACATCCTTCGACGCTTTGCGCCGCGCAAAACTTTCTcatcgttcattcgtatacCGGCAAGGGAAGTTCCTCGAGCAACAGAGAGCATCAATATCGGGGTGTCCCGGAAGGGGTTCATTGCGTACGACAGACCAAGTTGACTCTTCACAGAATGAAGTTCGACACTACGTACAACTTTACTCTATATGTG GTTAACATGCGTAACAACGTTTCGAATAAACTCGCCACCGATGCCATACGATTTCGAAAAACGCCGGAGTTGATGTTACATACGGGACGTTACGCCACGGTGAGTTTGAGAAAAACCGATGGTTTCGTCAATTTCCGTTATCGCCCAGCGGAAAACGCATCGAGTGTCTTCCACATTCTTCCTTGCGGCGGTGGAATAGTCAAGGCCAAACTAAGTGCTCCAGGAATACTGCGG GAAAAAGAAGTGGTGGGATATGCGTCTCTGCGAGTACCTCTACTGCCCACGGGGAAAGCTTATATTCTACGGATATCGGCTACACCGCAGGAATTAGCGAGAGTCTCGGCAATCAAAGTACTCGTTACGCAGGAATCTTCGACGATTTATCCGCAG GTACCGTCGAGAAGTACGCCGCGCGAGTATCGCTCATTGAGAAGTTGCGACGAGGTGACAATAGGTGTAGAGCCTGCCGGTGCCGCGAAATATTGCATTCTCGTGAGAGAATTGAAAGATTCTACGTCATTGGCCAGCTTTACTAGCGTACCCGATCAGTGCGGtctccatcgtcgtcgtcgatccGAGTATACGTTCGAGGTCTGCGAAGAAAGAGGGAGCACGCCGAAAGACAGAGCCCTTCCGTTTACCCTCAAAAGATTGCAACCCGGGAAGGCATATCTTTTGCAAATCACGGCCCAGCTCAAAGGTCGATCCTTGTCGTATCCTCTGTTAGGGGTACGCACGAAACGTACCTGTCTGCGTCCATGA